In Centroberyx gerrardi isolate f3 chromosome 11, fCenGer3.hap1.cur.20231027, whole genome shotgun sequence, the following are encoded in one genomic region:
- the ccdc15 gene encoding coiled-coil domain-containing protein 15 — MNPGQVVSRRANASVNHTNPTYRPSNGNKVLAERNQAVVPVGAWVEGGQDFLEHPSALASLTEELQAEKRRENEESLRRFQDEVRHRVAHQAQVGKKRQQLQKPYKMVEFEKRILQQFRDTTQHLPADKELIPSSCLRESDIYRLHVHVQGLERGAGGHRMMEQKSQQPSKGMRQVRHRLAACRMIPDGEMISDLPGGKWNISPTREKPLSHMPRPEQEVEEEEVLENEEEEEGDDFPLTSQHECPLVQHNTKEYPGHKSVTFHHGLVSGQVLDQSDPDPGFRSDSRVPRVLWPLGDQEEMRQRQFQFLMHRRLFMDIEREQVKENKRHGKHLKRIARIKTEKEQIRLEEERKMESLRQLKESRLKMEERELLILERLRLEEEERFVEFEKRKLKKKEKEATRFIEALRAQMKERLSQEKLDLPPLCCCGSSFWDSHPDTCANNCVFHNNPKAYTQALHSALLSLDLQ, encoded by the exons ATGAATCCTGGACAAGTTGTATCAAGGAGAGCCAACGCTTCCGTTAATCACACAAATCCGACCTACCGACCCAGCAATGGAAACAAGGTCCTGGCCGAGCGAAATCAGGCGGTGGTACCGGTGGGCGCCTGGGTGGAGGGCGGTCAAGACTTCCTGGAGCATCCATCT GCTCTAGCATCGCTAACTGAGGAGCTACAGGcagaaaagagaagggagaatgAAGAGAGTCTTCGACGGTTTCAAGATGAAGTGCGCCACCGTGTGGCACACCAAGCTCAAGTTGGCAAGAAGAGACAACAGCTTCAAAAACCAtacaaaatg GTGGAGTTTGAAAAGAGAATTCTGCAACAGTTTAGGGACACAACCCAGCATTTGCCTGCTGATAAGGAGCTGATCCCTTCCTCTTGTCTGAGGGAGTCGGACATTTACAGATTGCATGTTCATGTCCAAGGCTTGGAGAGAGGTGCTGGAGGACACAGGATGATGGAGCAGAAGTCTCAGCAG CCCAGTAAAGGCATGAGACAGGTCAGACACAGACTGGCTGCTTGTCGGATGATCCCAGATGGGGAAATGATATCAGATCTTCCCGGAGGCAAGTGGAACATCTCTCCAACCAGAGAG AAACCTTTATCTCACATGCCAAGACCGGAGCAGgaagtagaagaggaagaggtcctggaaaatgaagaggaggaagagggagatgaTTTCCCCTTGACCAGTCAACATGAATGCCCCCTTGTTCAGCACAACACTAAAGAATACCCAGGACACAAAAGTGTCACTTTTCATCATGGTTTG gtgagTGGGCAGGTGCTTGACCAATCAGACCCTGATCCTGGCTTCAGGTCAGACTCCAGAGTCCCACGGGTGCTCTGGCCTCTGGGTGACCAAGAGGAAATGAGACAG CGTCAGTTTCAGTTCCTAATGCATCGCCGTCTGTTCATGGACattgagagagagcaagtgaagGAGAACAAACGACACGGGAAACACCTGAAGAGGATTGCAAG gatcaaaacagaaaaagaacagatccgactggaggaggaaagaaagatggagagccTGCGGCAGCTCAAAGAGAGCAGACTTAAAATGGAGGAAAGAGAGCTTCTGATTTTGGAACGACTAAGActcgaggaagaggagagattcGTGGAATTCGAGAAGAGAAAactaaaaaagaaagagaaagaagctACAAG GTTCATTGAGGCTCTGAGAGCTCAGATGAAGGAGCGACTATCTCAGGAGAAGTTggacctccctcctctctgctgctgtggatCCTCTTTCTGGGACTCCCATCCCGACACTTGTGCTAATAACTGTGTCTTCCACAACAATCCCAAAG CGTATACTCAGGCTTTGCATTCCGCATTGTTGAGCTTGGACTTGCAGTAA
- the slc37a2 gene encoding glucose-6-phosphate exchanger SLC37A2, with product MRSSLAPGIQLITTFSRDSWYRGFTLFLTFLFYTAYHLSRKPISIVKNELHRNCSTVIRPVDLNVTDNATWCDWQPFDQDNYKTLFGVLDNSFLVAYAIGMFFSGIFGERLPLRYYLSVGMLLSGFFTCLFGLGFYWNIHSIWYYAFVQAMNGLMQTTGWPAVVACVGNWFGKGKRGFIMGVWNSHTSVGNILGSLIAGVFVSSAWGMSFIVPGLIIASTGILCFFFLVEKPEDVNCTPPQHHCDQESGEKEPQVQNSSNIEEIFNSASAITEPPEVVEDHTEAISFCGALSIPGVVEFSLCLLFAKLVSYTFLYWLPLYISNVAHFEARQAGDMSTLFDVGGILGGIMAGLVSDYTGGRGTTCCVMLLAAAPMLFLYNYIGQRSIGTTVGMLLLCGALVNGPYALITTAVSADLGTHESLRGNSRALSTVTAIIDGTGSIGAALGPLLAGVISPTGWNNVFYMLISADVLACLFLSRVVYKEAQGWCGRAPRLRGFKEI from the exons ATGAGGTCGTCTCTGGCTCCCGGCATACAACTTATCACGACTTTTTCTCGAGATAGTTG GTATCGAGGCTTCACCCTTTTCCTCACCTTCCTCTTCTACACTGCCTACCATCTTTCACGGAAACCCATCAGCATTGTTAAG AATGAGCTACACAGAAACTGTTCCACAGTCATTCGGCCAGTAGACCTTAACGTAACCGACAATGCTACTTGGTGTGACTGGCAACCCTTCG aCCAGGACAACTACAAGACACTGTTTGGGGTCTTGGATAACTCCTTCCTGGTTGCTTATGCCATCGGCATGTTTTTCAG tgGGATATTTGGAGAGCGCCTGCCGTTGCGTTACTACCTGAGTGTTGGGATGCTGCTGAGTGGTTTCTTCACGTGTCTGTTTGGTCTCGGCTTCTACTGGAACATCCACTCCATATGGTACTACGCCTTTGTCCAG GCCATGAACGGACTGATGCAAACGACCGGCTGGCCGGCAGTAGTGGCCTGTGTGGGCAACTGGTTTGGAAAGGGGAA GCGAGGGTTCATCATGGGCGTCTGGAATTCCCACACCTCGGTGGGAAACATCTTGGGTTCCCTCATAGCGGGAGTCTTTGTCTCCTCGGCCTGGGGAATGTCCTTCATCGTCCCTGGCCTCATCATTGCCTCCACTGGGATcctttgtttcttcttcctGGTTGAGA AACCCGAGGATGTCAATTGCACACCTCCTCAGCACCAT tGTGATCAGGAGAGTGGTGAGAAGGAGCCTCAGGTACAAAACTCCTCCAACATTGAGGAGATCTTCAACAGTGCTTCTGCGATCACCGAGCCTCCAGAGGTTGTTGAGGACCACACAGAGGCCATCAGCTTCTGTGGAGCTCTCAGTATACCT GGTGTGGTAGAGTTCTCCCTCTGTTTACTCTTTGCCAAGTTGGTCAGCTATACCTTCCTGTACTGGCTTCCCCTCTACATCTCAAATGTTG CACATTTTGAGGCGAGGCAGGCTGGGGACATGTCAACACTATTTGATGTAGGAGGAATCCTGG GAGGCATCATGGCTGGCCTGGTGTCTGACTACACTGGTGGCAGAGGAACCACCTGCTGCGTCATGTTACTTGCTGCTGCCCCAATG CTTTTCCTCTACAATTACATTGGGCAAAGGAGCATCGGTACTACAGTTG gcatgctgctgctgtgtggagcCCTGGTGAACGGACCCTACGCCCTCATCACTACTGCTGTATCTGCTGACCTG GGAACACATGAGAGTCTGAGAGGAAACTCCAGAGCATTGTCAACAGTGACAGCAATTATTGATGGCACCGGGTCAATAG GAGCCGCCCTGGGTCCTCTGTTAGCCGGTGTGATTTCTCCGACCGGCTGGAACAATGTCTTCTACATGCTCATCTCTGCTGACGTCTTGGCCTGCCTG TTTTTGTCCAGGGTGGTTTACAAGGAAGCTCAGGGCTGGTGTGGACGTGCCCCCCGACTGAGAGG GTTCAAGGAAATCTGA